The genomic region CAATCCTGCCGTATTGCATCGGTTTCGGCAAGATCCTGCCGAAATGCACTTGGGAACGTACCCTCGACCTCTTTTGACGCCCAAAGCGGCAGGATCTCGCCGCGGCGTACTCTGGGGAAAGGGAGAGGAGCGGCGATGCGAAAAATCATCCTGGCCATGCAGGTGTCCCTCGATGGATTCTTCGAGGGACTGGACCGCGACATCAGCTGGCACATGGTGGACGAGGAGTTGCACCGCCACATGAACGAAAAGCTCGCCCCCATGGGTGCCTTCCTGGAAGGCCGCGTCACCTACGAGCTGATGGAAGACTACTGGCCGACCGCGGACATGGACCCCGACGTCAGTCCCCCGATGGCCGAGTTCGCCCACATCTGGCGGGACATGCCCAAGATCGTCTACTCCCGGACCCTGACGGCCGCCGGCCCGAACGCCACTGTGGTCCGGGAGGTCGTGGCGGCGGATGTCCTGGCCCTGAAGTCGCAGCCGGGCGGGGACATGGCCCTCGGCGGGGCTGAACTCGCAGATACTTTCCGTCGGCTCGGGCTGATCGACGAATACTGGGTGTACGTCCACCCCGTACTGATTGGACGGGGCCGCCCCATGTTCAAGGATGCGGACAGCCGGGCCCAGCTCCGGCTCTTGGAAACGCACGCCTTTGGCAACGGGGTGGCACTGCTGCGCTACGCCGCGTAGAGGGCCCCGCAGCTCGTCGTGGCGGGAATGCTCGGCGGCACGCCCCGCAGCACTTCTTAAGCGTTTCTTAATGGCACGGCGGAAGAGTGGTGACCGGTGCCCTTCCGGGCGCCCTTGTCCCGAGCCGGAGGATCCCATGACTGGACCCGCCCCCGTTGAACGCGATACAGCACTCAACCGCACCGCGGTGCGACCCACCGCCGTGCCCCCCGATGCCGTAAGTCCCGCCGTGGCGCCGCCACCATGGGTCCTCCCCCAGGTCCGTCAC from Arthrobacter sp. NicSoilB8 harbors:
- a CDS encoding dihydrofolate reductase family protein; this translates as MRKIILAMQVSLDGFFEGLDRDISWHMVDEELHRHMNEKLAPMGAFLEGRVTYELMEDYWPTADMDPDVSPPMAEFAHIWRDMPKIVYSRTLTAAGPNATVVREVVAADVLALKSQPGGDMALGGAELADTFRRLGLIDEYWVYVHPVLIGRGRPMFKDADSRAQLRLLETHAFGNGVALLRYAA